A region of the Corticium candelabrum chromosome 4, ooCorCand1.1, whole genome shotgun sequence genome:
AATTAGCGAAATATTGAGGTAAACACGTTATATATAGATCGAGAGAGAATGATGCAtatgtttatatataataCTCTAGACATAATCAAGTCAAAGTCCTTATCACTGCCAGTAGTGGGAAGTTCTACAGTAATGGTATCGATCTTGATTGGTTGGGGCAACAGCAAGCGGAAACGTCGGAATcatttttcaataatttaattgatCTTATTGTCATGATTCTTACTCTGCCAGTCTTTACCATAGCAGCTATAAATGGTCAGTTACTGTTGTttatgctttaattaattaatttaagatCTTACTATCTGATTATTATATGTGTATTGTAGGACATGCATTTGCTGCAGGAGCGATATTGGCTTTGGCTCATGATTTTCGTGTCATGCAAAAGGGGCGTGGTTGGATAAGTCTACCAGAAGTATTTCTGGGGCTAAACTTTACTCCAGGATTGCAGGAAATGATGAAGTACAGTGAttcaaattattgattaaattattttagtcaAGTCgcagttgtttttgtttgcatatttgATAAGAAAGGTCTAAGATTGGCTCTCCTTCATGTCTACGAGATGCAATTTTGTTAGGCAAGCGTTTTACAGCTGAAGAAGCTCTAGACAAGCAGCTAGTCGACAGAGCGTGTGAACCGGGGTGTGCTGTTGAGACTTCAGTTCAACTTGGAGAAGAAATAGTGAATGGGAGAGATTATGGAAGAGAAATCATCAAGTCGCTGAAAGAGGATTTGTATGCAAATTCTCTGAGGCTATTCAGAGAGTACAATTTGTCCAGAAGTGTCGCTGTCTCTAAATTGTAGTAGATGCATGCTTACagatataatattaattaagactagACGTTTGGACCAGTCTGGACACGCTTTCCTCATTCCAACCCAGTGTCACAGGGTAGAGCTCTCTTCCACGCAGGACCTCCTGGAGAAATTAGATCCTAGGATCAAAATTCCCCCTGAGTTGCTGTCCTAGTGTAAAATTTTCCGCGCCTACGGTCTCCCGCCTAGTTTGCAGCTCTCTAGCCCTACCATAACCATAACCCTAGCTtgtaaccctaactctaaccttAACCGTagactctaaccctaaccctaaccctaacccataaAACCTGAGGAGGCTTCAACCTAGCGTGCTGGCTCCCCCGGAAGGCCGGAGAAAATTATTACTCGGTGACAGCGGATGTTCAATCTGGGTATACGGGTCCTACTACAGGGCGTTGACTGTACAGTGAGGAGTTCAATGAATCTGGACGCTGTCGGAGTTGTTCTACGTAAATTTAAGAAAACTGAGTTTCCTACGCTCTTGGAGAGATGGAGTTTTGCAGAATATTTGAGAGATACTGATGTTTCTGGCTCTAAACAGAAAACTGTCAAACTTCTCGCTGAAGCTTGTCTGGTATATCAATACTGTTGAAATCTTTTATTCAGTCTTACGTCTAGGGTTTTCAGGAAAACAATATAGAAGAAGAAGACCTAGCAGAAGCAGATTTGATTCGTGAGCGTTAGCTAGTGAActaatacgcatgcgcaatgtaaGCTCTGTGGATCTTTGTAGATAGGCAGCTTCATGTCGACAGTAAGAGATGGACAGCGTTCAgaataataaacaaaactgGTAAACGTGTGAAATGAATGTTACCTGTTATTTTGGtattattgaaataaatagaTGAAATTAGTTTTGTCAAAATTACTTTTGTAATTACAAGCGGCTTTATAGTAGACATGtttgctctgtgtgtgtgtgtgtgtgtgtgtgtgtgtgtgtgtgtgtgtgtgtgtgtaaagttGGTTGCGCTTGTGCTCTACATTTAGGCAGTGCTCGAGACGAAGCTCAGCTAAACATTCCAGAAGTATTGGAAGATAAACTGAATACTCAGCTCTTACAGTTCTACGACAATGTGAGTGCATCTTCATTAGGATAATCAATTTAGACATGCTGAATTAAGTTGTAATGATTATTCTGGTTTTatttagtctgtctgtgcagTTTGTTTGAAGGACAGTGTGTGGCTACGTGTTGCCATTTTGGAAGGTATGCCATCAGTTTATTATCTCATCTACCACCCGCACTCTTCACTGCTGCTggcaacaaacatcaaacgGATACACCAGCAGTTTGTTTTTTATGTGAGCCATATAAATTGTAGCAGTTGATTATTGCTATTGACATTTGTATATGTGGGCTTTACATCGACTGCTGTGTGTTTTAGTCGTTTCTTCGAGTTGTTTGCGGTTCAAAGTTGAAAGAGCTGAAGTTGCAAGGGAAACAGGCTCAATCACTGGCAGATCTTGTGTTGCATAGACGGAGCCAGGTCAGTTAATTTCAAAGTctaatttcaaatttatttcTTTGCTGTCTGCTTGCATGGCTTTTGTTTGCCTGATTATCTAAGTGTTTGTCTGCATACTTTTTCTTAGACATATAATTTACACATCTCATTGTATTTTACCTATACAATTGTTTGTGTCTAACTTTCTGTCTAGGGAAGGTTTTCATCTCTTAGATTTAATCAGAAAGACAGTGGTGTCCTTGTTCGTCGCAAGAGACGAAAACGACCAAGTAAGTAGAAAATACcaccaatagacagacagacaggcaatggTACACATTTGGGTGtctcgttaattaattgtgtaaGTATTGAACTCGGGCAGTTGTACTTACGTATCTACGTTTGATTTCTAGTCCGTGTTGTACACCCATACATAGTGAAGGAAGATGAAGACATTGATAAGAAGAGGTCAAAGTTTGTAAAGGAAACTTTTGGTGACAACAGGCTTCCAGTGGTAGACACAGTCAACTtcaaggtacagtacagtacaagtaaATACTCACATTGAAATGCTACTGACCATTTAATGTATCAAGTAATGCTATTTAATATAATACTGTAACAGAAATAGTTTAGAAGTCTTGCTGAAGCTGAGGAGGTGTGCCTCTGTgtgtttgatatcaaatgtttAGATATTAATTATCTTTTTTTGTTATTCAGGTTGAAAGTCGCCTTTTGCCGAATAACCATTGTGGCTATTGTGGTCCATTGTCGTCCCATTTTCAGTTCCAAGGCTCCAGTGTATTGAACGGTATTCAAGCACTGGTAGAGGAAGGCTTAACGGACACTCCCTTACCACCCTTTCTATCAGAGCTGCACACATCAGCACAGAGCTACTTTGTTATTCGAGAGAAGAAACGTGTAGAAGACACAAGATGAAGGACATTTGCAATGACACTGTTATGCTGTAaagtattgatgttgaagaaagAAGTCAGTCGTCTTTATCCAAATGACATTAAGCGGCTCTCTGGGAGTCCCAcatatacagtacatacagtacatgtgtCTAGTAATCTTACTACGCATATATTTGCATGTTTGGGTCTCCGAGGCATGTTACTCGTCGTCACGTGACTGTATGGCCGCGTACTTCAAGCCACCAAAATCTCATCTTGTCTTTGAATCTTTTCATGGCACTGATAAGCTGTCTGCTTATATCTCTGAGCATACATTTAATCACGCGGTAATACTGATTGgcatttaacttaattagacgGGTAGATCTAGACTGGATACGGTGTTCATGCATTCTAGGTGAATATTTTTCTTCCTGGTCAAGCGAGGATACCTCGAGAGTTACTTGAAGTTAGTCCTGGTAAAGATTGCTTTTACGTGGCTGAGCTGCCCGTATCAACGTTTATTCAGCCTCACTTCATTCATTCGACACTGAAacaaggtacagtacacacacaaacatgtacacacacacacacacacacacacacacacacacacacacacacacacacacacacacacacacacacacacacacacacacacacacacacacacacacacacactcacacacacacacacacacacacacacacacacacaccacacacacttTGGTCTTCGGTAGCTTAATTATCCCAAAGATGATGGCCAGCTGCAAAAGAAACGTGTCAAGTATGTATTGGCTGTCGGTATCTATGTCTTTTCATGCATATACACAGATCGAGATTCTCAAGAATAATCTCTTGCAATTAACACACCGTAATCCTGATTTAATTCATTCAGATATTGTTGGTTGTTTTCCTCTGTCACAATATTATGACATTCCATCCCTGATTTTGTCTTGAATCGTCGTACACATTTGTCATAGTAAAGGGAGTTTGGTCCTTCATGGCTGGAATTGTTTCCTTGACGGACTATCCATCCTCTGCATTTTTCCTCTTTTATTGCTTTACTCATAGCAACAGCCTGAACTCCCTCAGTACACGAGAATTAATGCCTCCACATTGCTCTTTGGTATGCTAATGTTTGCCAGTTTCTGTTGATACCCATGCAGTACTCTTAGGTCTCGCATAATATTTATCTTTCCAACAAAGTATGACACCATGAGGTGGTCTATAGCTAGGTGTAATTAAGCATGCAACCAAAGGATCAGCTTGGGCAAGCGGCGATCATTCATCCTTAAAATTAATATAGATTCCTTTGTAGATCAATGTCCTAGCCACCAAAGATGATTTTTCATCAGAAGTTCTGAGGCATTCTCCATGTAGCCAAGTTGCTTACGAAATGTTAGTACATGTAATGTGGTCAGCTTGTTGTTTCCATTTACTGATGCCAGTCGTATAAATCTgacactgattgacaaaagtGATGAGGAGAGAGGTTTCACGTTGACTAATAGCTCAAGTGCAAGATCCATATAGGAGAGTTGCAATCACAGTTGCATTGAAGATTAGATTTAGTTTGGCTATATTTTTATTGCCTCTCTGTTATTTTTTATTGCCTCTCTGTATATTTTTATTGCCTCTCTGAAAAACCTCTCTGTTATTTCAGATGTTAGAGATATATCAGCTGACACAGTACATCGATCTGTAGACCCCAGGTATTTAAATCTATCAACTTGTTGTATGGTTCCAGCAAAAAATCATATCGGCAGTATCTTTAACAGACAAGGTTGGACCAAAGCCCTTTGTCTTACTCGTCTCATAACTCACATTCAAACCAAATGCTGAGGAGATTTTGATGAACAAGTGGAGTGCTTCCTCTACTTTGACTGTCGACTCTGCCACAAAAGCAGTATATATCTACGAATTTTAGTTCTGAAATTGTAGACTCTGTAGCTCTCTTTTTTCATATCCTCCTACCAGTTTTTTTCTGAAAATCAAACTTGAAACGAATACCTTTGTCACCCAATTCATTTTTTCTGACATGAATGCATGCATCACACAATTAATGTATACATTGAAGTGTTGAGGCAAGCACACATCCTTGCCTCAAACCATTTCTCACTTTTATTTCATCACCCAATTGACCCTCACACTTGACCATTATCGACATTTGATCATGGAATGAAAGAACAATATATCGATCAGAGGTTGGGGTATGCCTTCCTTGAGCAGCACAGCACACAGCGCTTTTCTAGGGATTGAGTCGTAGGCTTTCCTAAGGTCAAGAAACACCACGAATTCTTTGGTGTTATGCTCATGAACTTTCTCCATAACCTGTTTGAGGCAGAAAACCATTTCATCACATCCTCTTCCACATCTGAAACCACACTGTGATTCTAACAGACGGTCTTCCATAAAACTGGCAATACGTATATGCAGCTGAACGATCTTGGCAGCAGCTTTGTCCACTATAAAAAGACTGATACTACGCCAGTTATCACAGAATTgcaaattacacacacacacacatacacgcacacacacacacacacacacacacacacacacacacacacacacacacactcacgcacacacacacacacacacacacacacacacacacacacacacacacacacacacacacacacacttgacaacTACCAACGTCTTTCTTCTGTAGGTTCGTTCTTTGCTTTATCTCATACTCATCATATAGACACAGATGACTGCGTTGCAGTATTTCCACAAGGTAACGAACATTAATATATTGCcgctttgtttgttttctgtacTATATTTATCACTAAATGAATATGAGAGCTTAGTTGTATAACTTTGATGCCAAGTTAACTTTGTCAAAATGATGTTTTGgcagtttgtttattctagttgtcttaattaataaacaaagcTAATTAAGAGATTGTCTTATGTAGGTTTGTTAGTTTTGTCAGTTACGAAGGATACATATGAGCAGTTGGGCATTGTTGGGCGATCTTCTGAATTTCAGCAAGGAGCAAAATTTAGTGAGTGCGATTGTTTATAAATGGTATATTGATCATCAATGGTTGTtacttgtgtgtttggtgtgtttcAGTAGTGGAAATTGATCTTTTGGCTGATTCATTTCAACCAGGAAGGAAGCAATATGAAAGAGTGCAATGGTGtcttacagacagactatcATTGACTATGCCATTCCTTATGGCATTTATTCCACGTGGTGAGGATTTGATTAGGCTCTTGTAATTGTTCCAATGAGATAGTCTGAGatagcctggttcacaatatgacactgatgctcagctgagcatcaaacttcaaagagacCACCTTGATGAAGGCGGCATCCTTTTTcttgatgttgacactgacCCTGGAGTATATAGGATTCATTCTTTTTTAGTGTCATGCAACTTCAGTGTCAACGTCATTGTCAGCATCAACGTCGGCATCTAGCTgggtcatattgtgaaccaggctttagagACATTaaccattttaattaatgcaataCAGTATTGTGATGGGCATTTGCTAATGCATTGAGAAATCGTCGATCTGTAACTGACATTGTAGTGAGTATAGTATTGAAGATTCACATACTGAGTTTGATGTAAGGTGTTGCTACTTGATTAGCTCTAAAGAATGATATGAGAGATCCATTCTTCTAGTAGTCTTGCGAGCCAAGCCTTCCTCCGTGCTCTCTGCGTGACCTCGTGTGCTGTTTACTGGCTtgcacgtgagaggaggtgcttgAGCCATGCGAGCAGCGAACAGCACGTGAGGTCGCACAGTGAGCACGGAGGAAGGCTTGGCTCACGCAAAAATTCCTCTAGTATAGTGGTCTAAATCACATGGTTGGTTTTCTGTTTTCGTTCTATATTCAAAGGTTCTAGTGCAACGTCTTCAATTCCAGTACTACAAGACATGCCACACAAAGAGCTTACAAACAAAGAGACTTTAAACACTCTCACTAACATTCAAATTCCAAGCTTATCATATATGTCACCTCAGATTTCTCTTGATCACAGTAGCAATGAATACTGTTCAGCCATCGATCTGTTTGAATGGCTCGGAGCCATCTCATGCAACATTGATTGGTAAGTATGTTTATAGTGGAATCAATCAGTCAATGAATGTTAACTATCTGTAGTGATTCTGGTCAACCAGATGGCTTTGTGTCAGCATATTCCTGTCCAATGCCCAACAGAGTTGTGCCGTTGTCATGCAATATTGGATGGCGTGGAGTCATTACACCACAACGGATATTACAGTTAATCAACATTCTCAGGTAAAACCAAATATATCCAGTTGTTTTTGAGTTCATAACATTTAATGGACGTTGGTCACACTTCACTGTTTCAGTAAATGTGAGGATGCTTTGATTTCATGGTGTGTGATCAGTGTGTGGGGATTTGCTGATTGTCCTTTCAGTTGGGGTCAACAGGAACATGGTTACTATATGGCAGGAGAAAATCACTATACATGTGTATTATTTCCTCAAAGCAACCAATGGTTCTTTACAGCTCTTGGAACGCATGACAAGGTCAGATAGCATACAAGTATTGTAGTCTTTGCGTACAAATGTGCATACTATAGTTTAGATGTACGTACACTAAACATGATATTCAGTCATTTAAACAGATTTTTGTATTATCAGAACGGATGTAAGATGCTTGTTATGGTATGGTAATGAAGTAGGTTTGAGTGAGGTTATGTAGATTAATTTTTCAAAGATGCAACATCCCCATTTTTGAGAGACAGAGAAGCCCTTTCGTTGAGTTGCAAGAGCAGCATTTTCAGTTTTTAACAGCCGCATCTACTGAAGCAACTCTTGTAGCAAAACTTCTCTACAAATAATTATTTGAACTTCAAATATACATTGTTTTTGGTTTGCAACGTTTTTTTGTTCCAGTAAAAGCATCATATCATTGTGTTGTAACGTACTGTACAGGAACCTCATGAAAATAGCAACTGTGGACTACTTTCTTATAGAGTAACCTAGCAACACCCAGTAGGTTGTTCCAAGtgatctaattaattacaaaactaagacatcatcatcttcatgtTGGCTTCTTTTTTTCTTTGCCTTCTGAGAACTGGAAGCTTCAAGGTGATCTATTGCTGCTTTTCTTTTGCGTGTTTCACGTGCTACAGGAGGACGTTCAGCAGTTGCTTCAAGAACCAACACATCATTCCCTACAACAAACTTTATTCAAATCAACAGTTCATAGATTTCACAAGCTAATTGTTTCCGTAAGTCACATGATGTCTAAACAGCACCTTCTGCTATGGGTGATGTCTCTTTTCCTGCCTTTTCCTTTGTAGACTCCTCTGGCAGTGGATGTGGAGTGTCACCCTCAATTTCAAAGCTTTCCCCATCTGGTAGCTTGTCACTACACATAATCAGATGTAGATGCACgatgatgttgacatatcaatACATCAGAAAACACAACTCACACTGAATGGATTGTAAGTACAAGCTGATAGTTTTGATGGAAATCATCAGCTTGAAGTCGAGAGCCATGCCCAATACCAAACACAGCAAGAGGCTTAGGCATATTTTCTGAATACAAGAAAAGAAGTACAGTGTACTAAAAATTTTCCCAAGAGTCTCTTCACCATAACAAGTCATTTACTAAATTACTACCAACTCAACAGTCTTGTGCTTCTTTCCTACCTTCTGTCTCTCCCTCTTCGCTCGATATGAGAATTGTCCCTAAAGCAGCAACTACTAGCAGAAAAATGACTACGAAACTGAACAGCCTACCCTTCCCGTCTTGAATCTCCACATCCGGTGCCACCATTCCTAGTCTTTCTTTTAGTAACTAATCAATAGTCCATACATTACCAGAAACCAGTGATCAACCAGCTAATCATATACAACTAACTTTACTACACAGTGAACCAACAGTAAATGTGGCTGTGTCtaaatatacagaaatctaAACAAGATGATCATTGAAATGTTGCATAAATCAGTCTAGCTGGTGACAAACCTCTGGCTTAGGCGAACAAACATAACACTTAGGATTGGGGCTAACAAGACGACATGTTGTCAGTAACCGATTCCCAGCAATTGGCTGCCGATTCAAATATGTCTAAAACACACCGCTATCTTGAGTAAGTCACAGAGCTTgtgctcacacacaaacatacacacactggGACAGCCATGAACCAGATCTTATGGCTATAACTTCCAAGACAAGACACTTGCAAACGTTGAAATATATACAATGTATTTCTACCCACCGTTTTGCAGTCTTCTAGTCGGCCTTCAAGAACCTTGAGAGCCTCCATCACCATGAGACCAGCAATAACTGCATTGGTGGTGGCAATAGCAGGAATTATATTTCCAGCCATTGCTAGGTAACAGCAAGAAAGGATTGAGCTGTTGAGTATAAATGGACTGCACCAAACAAGAAAACTCACATTTCACGTCAAATCTATTCTTCAGAGAAATACCAAATATGTAAGCTCGTAGATTGGCAGCAGCTGTTACAAAATCCAAACAAAGGTCATCGTCTTTGTCCCAAACTAACTCTTCTGCACTACATACTGCCTTCTGAGCCCTCAAGTTATCAATACTGCAGCCATCAAATAAAGATTTGAACATAGCCAATCAGTTAGGAACCTATGTTTCCATCCAACATGTCATTCTATGTCTACATTTCTTTACCATGTTGTGAAGACTCCACTGCATTCCCGTACAGACCACACACGCTGGTCTCTCAACAATCCACTGCTCTgctctgtttctttgtctggtaATTCAGACCACATCAGTGGAATGGGTCTCCTCCGCTTCTCCCACAAGTTGTCCATTGACAGCAAATATGCAATATCATCACAAAATAGCTACACAAGATAGGAAGTTacaagacatacagacacacagtagTATGTGGACATTACCTTTGTAAATAGTTTCACTGGGTTGTAGTTCTCTGCCTCAGCCCAGGCACGTGTTGACACTCGATCAACAAGAGAACCTTGGTGACTCTTCTGTAATGCAGTATTACCTGCTTCACCTATACATTACAATGCCTGTAATTTTGACATTTTCAAACTGCAAAATGCAGCTCTCCATTTTAAATGTTTAAAgtgacactgtcaagatttatGCACATGCTTCAAACTTACATCGGGACTCTTAGGACAGCATAATGGCCCATAGAACGCGTACTACTATGGTAGGTACTACGCATACTAGAATGGTCTTCATAACACTTGCTGTGCACTTGCAGCGACGTTCTGCCCCTTGACGTGCACCTCCGTCACAACGTCCGGGACTTTTGTCCACCACGTGCGGCTTGTAAAGGACCCGTTTTTGCCGTAGAAAGGAACCGTTGCGCGTGCTCTATATTTGAAAAACGTATACGATGTATCAAATCAATGTGCAATGACCTAGTCAAGTACAACGATATCGGCAGTCAGGCACTCAAAGCACGACGAAAGTCGATCTATTGCCAAAACGTGGCAGATAACGCAATATAACTATGGGTGAAATCACACTTGCCAACAATTCCTcgttttggagaacttgaaaaTGCCTACTTaaattcaagtttgcgggggcgtTACACGCTAGGTATCCGGGGctaaaatcttgacagtgtcgctttaatGTTTAGTAGCTTAGAAGGTGCATCCTTTCAGGCATAACAGTCTAACAGATTGAGATACATTCTTCTAATGCAGTACTGTCATTTATTGAGATGTCTCTCTAACATCAGTCATATACTAAAACACATACGTTACCTGCAGCTTCTGGATCTTCAGTGTCAGGTGACACATCCATGTCAGGATCGGGTTGTCCAAATAACTGACTAACATAACCACAGTCTCTTGCAAGACGTGTACCAATTCTAGACATTATCCATACTTGAAGAGATGCTTGGCCCACACAATGCAATGTATAGGCTCTGATGGCGTGTTGCGTATTGTACAGCCAGGATACGTCTTTTGCCTTGGTTTAGGTTGACATTCATAACACTCACTCTCTCCCTAACAACACACATTCTTGTTATTGCAATAACTGCAATAGAAGTGAGCATTGAAAACAAAATAATCAGCAGCAAGAAAACTGGCTTTAGTAGTTGACATAACTTGCCATCTCTATCTCTATCATACACAATCAAATGCAGGAAAAACAGAAACATAATTTCTGAATCTATCTTGGTGACAAGAACGTATGGACAATTTCTCACGTGGTGTAGTATCGCATATACTGAATTTAGTGATGCTTCAATTTGAATAATTATACATTAAATTCTCACATGAAATCGTATTCCTGCACTACAACTGTACCTTTTTTATAACAGTCACTTGGCCAAGGTATCCAGCAGATCCACTTTCTATCAGTGGAATgtcagcagacagacacattcgATTAACATGGTTGCGAGCggctacaacaaacaagcagcatAAACAAAGGTGTAACAAAGAACGAATGTTAGTAAGACCATTCAGTACCTCTGTTATCCAAAGCATTCATTACTAGATCAAACTGCTTGAAAAAGTCGAGGTTGTAGGTTGAGCTGCAATGATAACGACAATCGTCTGTCATTGGACACAAACTAGTCAGTTATCATAGAGTAGTTGCCTGAATATGCTGTTATGGTCAGCCGTAATGTTTGCATTAGGATTGAATCTTAAACATGTCTCCTTGGCAACCTTGAGGATCACAAAATATGAATAAATCAAATGAAGGCGAGAAGAGattgagacacacaaacaaaaagcatacaaaaacaaactggCAGTTGACTCACTATCACTACATTAAGTTTATTTGCAAACTATTTGGCCTAAAATGATCTACCAGATGTGACAACATTTTCTCTTCATCAAGACTCTAGATAGTAAAATTCATTTTCCTTTGAAATTCATCATTTGGTAAGTTAGAGAAAACAATATCAATAGACACCATCAACGCAAGTAGTGCCATCTGTTTCCATTGCACTCAATGAGTTCTCGCCTTCTACCCAGGCAGTAGTAGCCTCCCTGATGTGATAAATGATTGACTTCAAACAAAGTAGGGGCTGATACATGGGAGGTAGACCGGGTGGCCACCTTCCCCTTTCCTCAGAGTTTTCGAACACCACTTtgtacattgtattgtatgtgcACATACACCATAAAGTTAAACTGAACACAAAGCCCTTTTTCCGTttgctttaatatatttaattactgTCATACAATACAGAAGGGCTGCACATCCTTCTAGGGCGTTTACTCCTAAATGTAAGGCATATTCTCTTTACATGAAGAAGAATGTCAATACCATGAAGGGTCAGAACACTTAAATTGCCTAGTCTATTGCAAGTCATAGTGGTACCAGGCATGCACTTCTCTGAGGCAAAAATGACTTTTCTGCTTTAGCGCTACCAACTGGAAGAACAGCTAGAATGCACAGTAATTCTCGAACATTGGACAGAATAAGGGATCAGTATCGTTGCTCAAAAGTTTTGTTATGGATTTTGTCTCTCTAATTCCACTGCAGTGCTGCTTTCAACAGATAAGTTCACTGTTTAAGTTATCCTCTGTCAGCATCAGATGTCCTTCTTGGTAATGATCTCTGGTACTAAAACACAGAGTTCAAAGTGTCCTCATTTATCGCTTGCAAATCTAGACTCAAGTTCAGAAAGGATGGAGTCCAAGAACAGAATTGTTAGTGTTACTCTCCAGTAATCTGAGGGCAACAACACAGTAGGATTTGCTCTTGTTTGCCTTCCCCTTATGATGCATGGCATTGCTTCATCACTTCCAATGTCATTCAGTGGCTAGCTTCTTGGCTTTAGCGTATATTCGGTTATGCTCTACATCCACATCCTTTCGAATCCTTTTGTGAAACATTGGACAACTTCATCAACCTTCTTGAAGCCAAAGTCAACTCCAGCAACCCTGATTGCAGACACTCTGCAACTGGGTTTATGGGTTATATATGCCATGACACCACAAGAGATGATAGTAACTAAGTTGCCCTACGTTTATGGCTTGGAATTACCATGTTTCCGCCACTACCAAAAGCTATCAGATGTACCTGCGGACAAGTACTGGATGAATTTGGTGACCACCTTTTGAGTTTCGGTCAAGGAAGTGCTAGAATAAGACACCATGATGCCTTATGCAACGTTGTTTTCCACACTTTACTTATTGGCAACTCCAAACTTGACGTAAACAACAATGTTCATTTGACAATAGCAGCAGACCAGGAGATATTTATCACCCAGATTTCATGATGGGTAGACCCGGATATTTCGATGTTTCCGTTTGGAGTCCTCTACAGTCTTCTCTCATTAATGAGGCATCTGGTCATGCAGGCGTAGCAGCAGAATCGGGAGAAACTTCAGTTCACAACTGTGGC
Encoded here:
- the LOC134178859 gene encoding uncharacterized protein LOC134178859 produces the protein MSRVEFRGNCAILWLGSAENKFTTESVYRIKSQISEILRHNQVKVLITASSGKFYSNGIDLDWLGQQQAETSESFFNNLIDLIVMILTLPVFTIAAINGHAFAAGAILALAHDFRVMQKGRGWISLPEVFLGLNFTPGLQEMMKSKIGSPSCLRDAILLGKRFTAEEALDKQLVDRACEPGCAVETSVQLGEEIVNGRDYGREIIKSLKEDLYANSLRLFREYNLSRSVAVSKL
- the LOC134179189 gene encoding centromere protein N-like, which translates into the protein MNLDAVGVVLRKFKKTEFPTLLERWSFAEYLRDTDVSGSKQKTVKLLAEACLENNIEEEDLAEADLIHRQLHVDSKRWTAFRIINKTGSARDEAQLNIPEVLEDKLNTQLLQFYDNSVCAVCLKDSVWLRVAILEGMPSVYYLIYHPHSSLLLATNIKRIHQQFVFYSFLRVVCGSKLKELKLQGKQAQSLADLVLHRRSQGRFSSLRFNQKDSGVLVRRKRRKRPIRVVHPYIVKEDEDIDKKRSKFVKETFGDNRLPVVDTVNFKVESRLLPNNHCGYCGPLSSHFQFQGSSVLNGIQALVEEGLTDTPLPPFLSELHTSAQSYFVIREKKRVEDTR
- the LOC134179188 gene encoding ribonuclease P protein subunit p40-like, yielding MAAYFKPPKSHLVFESFHGTDKLSAYISEHTFNHAVNIFLPGQARIPRELLEVSPGKDCFYVAELPVSTFIQPHFIHSTLKQGSFFALSHTHHIDTDDCVAVFPQGLLVLSVTKDTYEQLGIVGRSSEFQQGAKFIVEIDLLADSFQPGRKQYERVQWCLTDRLSLTMPFLMAFIPRGSSATSSIPVLQDMPHKELTNKETLNTLTNIQIPSLSYMSPQISLDHSSNEYCSAIDLFEWLGAISCNIDCDSGQPDGFVSAYSCPMPNRVVPLSCNIGWRGVITPQRILQLINILSKCEDALISWCVISVWGFADCPFSWGQQEHGYYMAGENHYTCVLFPQSNQWFFTALGTHDKVR
- the LOC134179185 gene encoding LOW QUALITY PROTEIN: SUMO-activating enzyme subunit 2-like (The sequence of the model RefSeq protein was modified relative to this genomic sequence to represent the inferred CDS: substituted 2 bases at 2 genomic stop codons), with protein sequence MCRCGHSPPTDVGDNVFLRRNGWQLPFHPLQFVAWMFLGFFCLVYFGVLVLYLPDDWRNAGYLVAGIVIVLHIILLWVCTTIDPAHKNVKDKGQSRTYALFDRTKQLHVIEDNNCCLCQVEIDPSSKHCSVCNKCVTGFDHHCKWLNNCVGTSNYSLFIGCLLTGIMASLFVLAVALYVFVQYFVDRDELKYLSRDNSKTLIXPCGLIXVCALCDWFDVIVCVEFYIFCEVPHQAVAALAGIVIILILLALGLLGHLFLFHLYLMCHGWSTYDYIMHEREANGLAVEDGNAGKTRRAGRWRHVAKETCLRFNPNANITADHNSIFSSTYNLDFFKQFDLVMNALDNRAARNHVNRMCLSADIPLIESGSAGYLGQVTVIKKGESECYECQPKPRQKTYPGCTIRNTPSEPIHCIVWAKHLFNQLFGQPDPDMDVSPDTEDPEAAGEAGNTALQKSHQGSLVDRVSTRAWAEAENYNPVKLFTKLFCDDIAYLLSMDNLWEKRRRPIPLMWSELPDKETEQSSGLLRDQRVWSVRECSGVFTTCIDNLRAQKAVCSAEELVWDKDDDLCLDFVTAAANLRAYIFGISLKNRFDVKSMAGNIIPAIATTNAVIAGLMVMEALKVLEGRLEDCKTTYLNRQPIAGNRLLTTCRLVSPNPKCYVCSPKPEISVYLDTATFTVGSLCSKLLKERLGMVAPDVEIQDGKGTILISSEEGETEENMPKPLAVFGIGHGSRLQADDFHQNYQLVLTIHSVDKLPDGESFEIEGDTPHPLPEESTKEKAGKETSPIAEGNDVLVLEATAERPPVARETRKRKAAIDHLEASSSQKAKKKRSQHEDDDVLVL